Proteins from a single region of Chrysemys picta bellii isolate R12L10 chromosome 9, ASM1138683v2, whole genome shotgun sequence:
- the LOC101937540 gene encoding pre-mRNA 3'-end-processing factor FIP1-like isoform X3, producing MSQHAPPSGEDDEEDSDSDSDDDDVKVTIGNIKTGAPSYMGTPMNLNLKTGRGYGTSSSAKLQPKGIDLDATGNINGLPVIEVDLDSFEDKPWRKPGADLSDYFNYGFNEETWKAYCEKQRRLQLGLDPSPPISSENKITVQQGRTGNAEKEPENNIIKTEFKTDFVALIGGRMKAGPPPNRKLGGTIDVIGGQAGTIRRVEGRRRDKHASEENPIQVLGDHGNKPQLPQQPQQPSQPQQPPQQQPFVPPAGPPPPPIAGPPPPHFLHPPPPVTSVPPPLHPPGLPPPGPIPGLFPPPLAPPPALLIPTLDGQPAGYNNRQPPPFGYNSADSGFISYPPISTSHTPWVTTVDKGTSSSSSSHWEYSGSRRERERERERERDRDRTPTTSEYNNDDERYRYYSRERSYDFERDYRRSRDRSREREDRHRERRHREKEESSKHKSSRRKQHENEEGESHRRHKHKKNKRSKEEKEASDDGVAEGDEQDAKE from the exons GGGGACTCCTATGAATCTAAACTTAAAAACAGGTAGAGGCTATGGAACATCCTCTTCAG CCAAGTTGCAGCCCAAAGGTATTGATCTAGATGCCACAGGGAATATAAATGGATTGCCTGTAATAGAAGTGGATTTAGATTCGTTTGAAGACAAACCGTGGCGGAAACCAG GTGCTGACCTTTCTGATTACTTTAATTATGGATTCAATGAAGAAACATGGAAAGCTTATTGTGAGAAACAGCGACGGCTTCAGCTTGGACTGGATCCCTCTCCACCTATCAGCAGTGAGAATAAGATCACA GTTCAGCAAGGAAGGACAGGAAATGCAGAGAAAGAGCCAGAGAACAACATTATCAAAACGGAATTCAAAACTGACTTTGTGGCTCTGATAGGAGGGCGGATGAAGGCTGGGCCTCCACCTAATAG GAAGCTGGGTGGGACAATTGATGTGATTGGTGGACAGGCAGGCACTATTAGGAGGGTAGAAGGAAGACGCCGCGATAAACACGCCTCTGAGGAAAATCCCATTCAG GTTCTTGGAGATCATGGAAATAAGCCACAACTCCCACAGCAGCCCCAGCAACCATCACAGCCCCAGCAGCCACCTCAGCAACAGCCGTTTGTACCACCAGCaggtcccccacctcccccaattGCTGGGCCACCCCCACCACACTttctccaccctccccctccagttACTTCTGTCCCACCTCCTCTGCATCCTCCAG GCTTGCCACCACCAGGTCCCATTCCAG GGCTGTTCCCTCCACCTCTGGCTCCTCCACCAGCTCTCCTCATTCCAACACTTGATGG CCAACCTGCCGGCTACAATAACAGGCAGCCTCCACCATTTGGATACAACTCTGCAG ATTCTGGTTTCATCAGCTACCCTCCTATTTCCACTTCTCACACGCCTTGGGTGACGACAGTGGATAAGGGCACgagcagctccagcagcagccactggGAGTACTCCGGCTCAAggcgtgagagagagagggaaagggaaagggagagagacagagaccggACTCCAACCACCAGTGAATACAACAA CGATGATGAGCGATATCGCTACTACAGTCGAGAGCGAAGCTATGATTTTGAGCGGGATTATCGCAGGAGTAGAGATCGGAGCAGAGAGCGGGAGGATCGCCACCGGGAGCGCAGGCACAGAGAGAAGGAGGAGAGCAGTAAACATAAGTCTTCAAGACG TAAGCAGCACGAGAATGAAGAGGGTGAAAGCCACCGGCGCCACAAACACAAAAAGAACAAGCGCAGCAAAGAGGAGAAGGAGGCCAGTGATGATGGTGTCGCAGAGGGAGATGAACAAGATGCTAAGGAGTAA